One part of the Pseudomonadota bacterium genome encodes these proteins:
- a CDS encoding TVP38/TMEM64 family protein yields MPEKSIKKFLHRFGPLLVLLVGLGMFFLFELEQYLTFEMLKHHRQALLGFVGRYVILAPLIYMLLYILVVAFSVPGGAVMTITGGFLFGSLFGTIYVVIAATIGATILFLIAKTALGESLRTYAGPWINKMRKGFQEDGFHYLLVLRLIPLFPFFVVNLVPAFLGVTTRTYVGATLIGIIPGSFVYATVGAGIGSVFDAGETFEVANIFTTQVWLALIGLAVLAILPVVYRRFKRKKKGGK; encoded by the coding sequence ATGCCAGAAAAGTCAATTAAGAAATTCTTGCACCGGTTTGGTCCGCTGTTGGTATTGCTGGTGGGTTTGGGGATGTTTTTTTTGTTCGAACTTGAGCAGTATTTGACTTTTGAAATGTTGAAACACCATCGTCAAGCCTTGCTAGGTTTTGTTGGCCGGTATGTTATTTTGGCTCCTTTGATCTATATGTTGTTGTATATCCTTGTGGTTGCCTTTTCGGTTCCCGGAGGCGCCGTGATGACCATTACCGGTGGTTTTCTGTTTGGCAGCCTATTTGGCACCATCTATGTCGTCATCGCTGCCACCATTGGAGCAACCATCCTATTTTTGATTGCCAAAACCGCACTGGGAGAATCACTGCGCACCTACGCTGGACCTTGGATAAACAAGATGCGCAAAGGATTCCAAGAGGATGGCTTTCATTATTTGCTGGTACTGCGTTTGATTCCTTTGTTTCCTTTTTTCGTGGTCAACCTGGTGCCAGCATTTTTAGGCGTTACAACGCGCACTTATGTGGGCGCAACGCTGATTGGCATTATCCCAGGTAGTTTTGTCTACGCAACTGTTGGCGCAGGAATTGGCAGCGTGTTTGACGCCGGAGAAACGTTTGAGGTTGCCAATATTTTCACCACTCAAGTGTGGTTGGCATTGATTGGGTTGGCTGTGCTGGCAATTTTGCCTGTGGTGTATAGGAGGTTTAAGCGCAAGAAAAAGGGGGGCAAGTAG
- a CDS encoding FAD-dependent oxidoreductase, giving the protein MTIKTDICVIGAGSGGLSVAVAATQMGASTVLIESGKMGGDCLNYGCVPSKSLLASAKAVHMIERQRLYGLKGQSAQVDHGLVHDHVFDVIKTIAPHDSVERMESLGIRVFKGQAYFITRKLIKVGNQIIQARRFVIATGSSPAIPPIPGLHGDDAVHFFTNETIFDVQAHLKHLIIIGGGPIGVEMAQAHCRLGSKVTVIQRSRLMPRDDGEAVDVIRHKLVSEGVKVYEHSETLNVRKDEQGNIIVAIRKGAESINIQGSHLLVATGRQSNVDSLRLEVAGVVYSEKGIQVNENLRTSNRKIYAVGDVIGQHLFTHMASFHASVVVRNMIFGFPRAKAKSSAVPWVTYTDPEIAQVGLTESQARARLRNSHLRILRWNIMENDRVQAERAADAGLIKVICTRRGKVLGATIVSPHAGELLLPWSLAITEKLNIKAIAKSIVAYPTVSEISKRVAGSFYTPVLFGEKMRRVVRFLMHFR; this is encoded by the coding sequence ATGACCATTAAAACTGACATTTGTGTTATTGGAGCCGGTTCTGGCGGCCTATCCGTTGCTGTTGCAGCTACGCAAATGGGTGCTTCTACCGTTTTGATCGAGAGTGGTAAGATGGGCGGCGATTGCTTGAACTATGGCTGTGTGCCTTCAAAATCCTTATTAGCTTCTGCCAAAGCGGTGCATATGATTGAACGCCAGCGCCTGTATGGACTAAAGGGTCAATCTGCTCAGGTTGACCATGGCTTGGTGCACGACCACGTGTTTGATGTGATCAAAACCATTGCTCCGCATGATTCGGTTGAGCGGATGGAAAGTCTGGGTATTCGAGTTTTTAAGGGGCAAGCTTACTTTATTACACGCAAATTAATTAAGGTAGGCAATCAGATAATCCAGGCGCGGCGCTTTGTCATTGCTACCGGATCTTCGCCAGCGATACCGCCGATTCCCGGATTGCACGGCGATGATGCGGTGCATTTCTTCACCAATGAAACAATATTTGATGTCCAAGCGCACCTAAAACACCTGATTATTATTGGTGGAGGACCAATTGGTGTTGAAATGGCTCAGGCGCATTGTCGGCTTGGTTCAAAAGTAACTGTTATTCAGCGCTCACGGCTTATGCCCCGGGACGATGGGGAGGCTGTCGATGTTATCCGGCATAAGCTTGTTTCCGAAGGAGTCAAAGTATACGAGCACTCTGAAACTCTAAATGTGCGCAAAGATGAACAAGGAAACATCATTGTGGCAATCCGTAAGGGAGCCGAGTCCATTAATATTCAAGGCTCGCATCTATTGGTTGCAACAGGAAGACAGTCAAACGTCGACAGTTTGCGTCTGGAAGTCGCGGGGGTGGTCTATAGTGAAAAAGGAATTCAAGTGAATGAGAATTTGCGCACCAGCAACCGAAAAATTTATGCCGTGGGTGATGTAATCGGTCAACACTTGTTCACGCATATGGCCAGCTTTCATGCCAGCGTTGTGGTGCGTAATATGATTTTTGGATTCCCGCGGGCAAAGGCAAAAAGCTCTGCGGTCCCTTGGGTGACCTATACAGATCCTGAAATCGCCCAAGTTGGATTAACGGAAAGCCAGGCCCGTGCGAGGCTCCGTAACAGTCATTTGCGTATCTTGCGGTGGAATATAATGGAAAATGATAGGGTCCAGGCGGAACGCGCGGCCGATGCAGGATTGATCAAAGTGATTTGCACCCGAAGAGGAAAAGTTTTAGGGGCAACTATTGTAAGCCCGCATGCTGGAGAGCTTTTACTTCCCTGGAGTTTGGCAATCACTGAAAAGTTGAATATCAAGGCGATTGCCAAGAGCATTGTGGCCTATCCGACGGTGTCAGAAATCAGCAAACGAGTGGCAGGGAGTTTCTACACGCCTGTGTTGTTTGGGGAGAAGATGCGAAGGGTTGTGCGTTTTTTGATGCATTTCAGATGA
- a CDS encoding ComEC/Rec2 family competence protein, giving the protein MEIKTFHATLNFLTETFAAERDRWFLWAPVLVGCGIASYFSLQNEPDIWVGPLMFGVSFLLRMALHWTYALRILFQALLLLSLGFMVAQVKAHFLKTPMLSNPVSSRYILGDISQVEVRPDGQRITIKNLWIPGNYWPSQELLPEKIRFVLRGKLQPETPLLPGQRISVKVGLNPPGEPVVPGGFDFRRQAYFQGLGAVGFALTTPKVKWERSGWVITMARWRQKLTLKIRKSVPGEAGVIAAALITGDRSGISNELRQSFADAGLAHILAISGLHLSILAGLVFFCIRRGLCLVPRIALDYPIKKWAAAITILITLGYLILCGQSVPATRAFLMTSLIMLAIILDRAALSMHNVAVAAMILLLVFPEVLIGASFQLSFAAVIALIAVYESKQLAWMQIYVRSHWLKRMWLYVSGVLGTSLIASLATAPFGVYHFGRFPLYGILANLVAVPLTTLWVMPMAVLSVIGFAVGSATLPLKGLGAGISVLITIATRVAKWPNAVVLLPSAPVLVLVIFSLGGLWLCLWNQPWRRWGAWGFALAALLFLMMPPPDIYIAGTGKVIGIRGRDGRLWLTTRQASSFLKDSWQRNGGFKTVKRIPRDKAVLGKSLSCSHSVCHYLHNGHDVRFTRSPKVFQLDCSESCLGIDVSALHARGAHAIWLLKGRQPVIVTAQEEVGRRLWSRFDN; this is encoded by the coding sequence ATGGAAATTAAGACATTTCACGCTACCTTAAATTTTTTAACCGAAACTTTTGCTGCTGAAAGGGATCGTTGGTTTCTTTGGGCGCCCGTACTGGTTGGGTGTGGGATTGCCAGTTATTTTTCCTTGCAGAATGAACCAGATATTTGGGTAGGGCCTTTGATGTTTGGTGTTAGTTTCTTGCTGCGTATGGCGTTGCATTGGACATACGCGTTGCGTATTCTCTTTCAAGCATTGCTGTTGCTCAGCCTTGGCTTTATGGTTGCGCAAGTAAAGGCACATTTTCTCAAAACACCAATGTTATCTAATCCTGTTTCTTCCCGTTATATACTGGGAGATATTAGCCAAGTTGAGGTACGCCCTGATGGACAGCGCATTACCATAAAAAATTTATGGATTCCAGGGAATTATTGGCCAAGCCAGGAGTTGTTGCCAGAAAAAATTCGCTTCGTGTTGCGGGGTAAGTTGCAACCTGAAACTCCTCTGCTGCCTGGACAACGCATTTCCGTCAAAGTTGGATTGAATCCGCCTGGAGAACCGGTAGTCCCCGGAGGATTTGATTTTCGCAGGCAAGCTTACTTTCAAGGATTGGGTGCGGTTGGATTTGCCTTGACGACTCCAAAAGTCAAATGGGAACGGTCCGGTTGGGTGATCACAATGGCACGTTGGCGCCAGAAACTGACGCTCAAAATCCGAAAATCTGTACCAGGGGAAGCGGGCGTTATTGCAGCTGCGCTTATTACTGGAGATCGTAGTGGTATTTCAAATGAATTGCGCCAATCTTTTGCTGACGCTGGCCTGGCGCATATTCTCGCAATTTCTGGTTTGCATCTTAGCATTTTAGCTGGTCTGGTGTTTTTCTGTATTCGTCGAGGATTGTGTTTGGTTCCAAGAATTGCTTTAGATTATCCAATCAAGAAGTGGGCCGCAGCGATAACAATCTTGATAACACTGGGATATCTTATTCTATGTGGGCAGTCGGTGCCAGCCACCCGGGCATTCTTGATGACAAGTTTGATTATGCTGGCCATTATCTTAGATCGAGCCGCGCTGTCGATGCACAACGTGGCCGTTGCAGCTATGATATTGTTGCTGGTTTTTCCCGAAGTCTTAATTGGAGCCAGCTTTCAACTTTCCTTTGCAGCAGTCATTGCTCTGATTGCTGTTTATGAATCAAAACAATTGGCGTGGATGCAAATTTATGTCCGCAGTCACTGGTTGAAGCGGATGTGGTTATACGTAAGCGGTGTTTTGGGTACCAGCCTGATTGCCAGTCTGGCCACAGCGCCGTTTGGCGTTTATCACTTTGGGCGTTTTCCGTTGTATGGGATTTTAGCCAATTTGGTGGCTGTTCCACTAACAACGCTTTGGGTCATGCCCATGGCGGTTTTGAGCGTAATAGGATTTGCTGTTGGTAGCGCTACGTTGCCCTTAAAAGGTTTGGGTGCAGGAATTTCCGTGCTGATAACAATTGCAACAAGGGTTGCTAAGTGGCCGAATGCTGTGGTGTTACTGCCATCAGCGCCAGTTCTGGTGTTAGTGATTTTTTCTCTTGGTGGGTTGTGGCTGTGCTTGTGGAACCAGCCGTGGCGAAGGTGGGGAGCGTGGGGTTTTGCTCTGGCAGCTCTTTTGTTTTTGATGATGCCTCCCCCAGATATCTACATCGCAGGTACTGGTAAGGTGATTGGTATTCGAGGACGTGATGGTCGCTTGTGGTTGACGACGCGCCAAGCCAGCTCGTTTTTAAAAGATTCTTGGCAGCGTAACGGGGGTTTCAAGACAGTGAAAAGAATACCAAGAGATAAAGCGGTTTTAGGTAAGTCTTTAAGTTGCAGTCACTCGGTTTGTCACTACTTACACAACGGGCACGATGTGCGATTTACCCGCTCTCCAAAAGTTTTTCAGCTTGATTGCTCTGAATCTTGTTTGGGAATTGATGTATCGGCATTGCATGCCAGGGGCGCGCACGCCATTTGGCTGCTGAAAGGAAGGCAGCCCGTAATTGTAACCGCACAAGAGGAAGTGGGCAGGCGGCTCTGGAGTCGATTTGATAACTGA